From Ipomoea triloba cultivar NCNSP0323 chromosome 5, ASM357664v1, the proteins below share one genomic window:
- the LOC116018743 gene encoding D-2-hydroxyglutarate dehydrogenase, mitochondrial isoform X1, with translation MEQLLKRLRNYLLITASIQLSLIRLAGRRVQNMENWRATTRLLNWCSKKLFDRRSSPNYLNSTRCRASGCIYHFDKTCTSLNPYVVNYQENIHTHCHSVSSLSTNCWNRGSAHSRRFSSDSTVIQRNPKFSTINPDDISYFKKILGERGVVEDEDTLNAVNMDWMRKYKGASKLMLQPRSTEEVSQILKHCNSRCLAVVPQGGNTGLVGGSVPVFDEVIINLGSMNKIISFDKVSGILVCEAGCILENLISFLDNQRFIMPLDLGAKGSCQIGGNVSTNAGGLRLLRYGSLHGNVLGVEAVLANGTVLDMLGTLRKDNTGYDLKHLFIGSEGSLGIITKVSVLTPPKLSSVNLCFLACNDYASCQKLLLEAKTKLGEILSAFEFLDANAMDLVLKHLEGVRNPLPSSIPNFYVLIETTGSNETYDKERLEAFLLHSMETGLITDGVVAQDINQASSCWHIREGIPEALMKAGAVYKYDLSIPVEKMYDLVEEMRTRLDAKAKVVAYGHLGDGNLHLNISAPQYDDNLLSQIEPFVYEWTSKHHGSISAEHGLGLMKANKIYYSKSPETVQLMASVKRLLDPNGILNPYKVLPSSFSIQQ, from the exons atggaGCAGTTGCTTAAGCGTCTAAGAAACTATCTCCTCATCACAGCTTCCATACAGCTTTCTCTGATCAGATTGGCAGGAAGAAGGGTTCAGAACATGGAGAACTGGAGAGCTACCACTCGCCTACTGAATTGGTGCTCGAAGAAACTATTTGATCGTCGATCAAGCCCTAATTACCTCAATTCTACTCGCTGCCGAGCTTCAG GTTGTATTTATCATTTTGACAAAACATGTACATCACTAAATCCTTATGTTGTGAATTACCAAGAAAACATTCATACACATTGTCATTCAGTATCTTCCCTTAGTACAAACTGTTGGAACAGGGGCAGTGCCCACTCTAGACGTTTTTCTTCAGACTCCACTGTGATCCAGAGGAAcccaaaattttcaacaatcaACCCAGATGATATTAGCTATTTCAAGAAGATATTAGGTGAAAGAGGTGTGGTTGAAGATGAGGACACTCTTAATGCTGTAAACATGGACTGGATGCGAAAATACAAGGGTGCAAGTAAGCTTATGCTCCAACCTAGAAGTACAGAGGAG GTATCTCAGATTCTTAAACATTGCAATTCCAGATGCCTTGCTGTTGTTCCTCAAGGTGGAAATACAGGTCTTGTGGGAGGGAGTGTTCCTGTGTTTGATGAG GTGATTATCAATCTTGGttcaatgaataaaataatttccTTTGACAAG GTTAGTGGTATACTGGTATGTGAAGCAGGCTGCATTTTGGAAAACCTGATTTCTTTCCTGGATAACCAAAG GTTTATTATGCCACTAGACCTAGGGGCTAAGGGAAGCTGCCAAATTGGTGGAAATGTCTCGACTAATGCTGGTGGATTGCGACTTCTCCGATATGGTTCACTCCATGGGAATGTTCTTG GTGTTGAAGCTGTTTTAGCAAATGGCACCGTGCTTGACATGCTTGGGACTTTACGAAAAGATAATACTGGATATGACTTGAAGCATTTATTTATAG GAAGCGAAGGATCCCTTGGGATCATAACAAAGGTTTCCGTACTTACTCCTCCGAAGTTGTCTTCAGTAAATTTATGTTTTCTTGCTTGCAACGATTATGCGAGCTGCCAG AAACTCTTGTTGGAAGCAAAAACAAAGCTTGGGGAAATTCTTTCTGCATTTGAATTCTTGGATGCCAATGCAATGGATCTG GTTCTGAAACATTTAGAAGGTGTTCGTAATCCATTACCATCCTCTATACCCAACTTCTATGTCCTGATAGAGACAACGGGGAGCAATGAAACTTATGACAA GGAGAGATTGGAGGCCTTCCTGCTGCATTCAATGGAAACTGGCTTGATAACTGATGGAGTTGTTGCGCAAGATATAAATCAAGCATCATCATGTTGGCATATTCGCGAG GGTATACCTGAAGCTTTGATGAAAGCCGGAGCTGTATACAAATATGATTTGTCAATACCTGTTGAAAAGATGTATGATCTAGTTGAGGAAATGCGAACACGTCTag ATGCTAAAGCTAAAGTAGTAGCATATGGTCACCTTGGAGATGGAAACTTGCATCTAAATATATCTGCACCACAGTATGATGATAAT CTTTTATCACAAATCGAACCTTTTGTTTATGAGTGGACATCTAAGCATCATGGAAGCATCAGTGCTGAACATGGGCTTGGACTGATGAAGGCCAATAAAATCTATTACAGCAAGTCTCCTGAAACT
- the LOC116018743 gene encoding D-2-hydroxyglutarate dehydrogenase, mitochondrial isoform X2 has protein sequence MDWMRKYKGASKLMLQPRSTEEVSQILKHCNSRCLAVVPQGGNTGLVGGSVPVFDEVIINLGSMNKIISFDKVSGILVCEAGCILENLISFLDNQRFIMPLDLGAKGSCQIGGNVSTNAGGLRLLRYGSLHGNVLGVEAVLANGTVLDMLGTLRKDNTGYDLKHLFIGSEGSLGIITKVSVLTPPKLSSVNLCFLACNDYASCQKLLLEAKTKLGEILSAFEFLDANAMDLVLKHLEGVRNPLPSSIPNFYVLIETTGSNETYDKERLEAFLLHSMETGLITDGVVAQDINQASSCWHIREGIPEALMKAGAVYKYDLSIPVEKMYDLVEEMRTRLDAKAKVVAYGHLGDGNLHLNISAPQYDDNLLSQIEPFVYEWTSKHHGSISAEHGLGLMKANKIYYSKSPETVQLMASVKRLLDPNGILNPYKVLPSSFSIQQ, from the exons ATGGACTGGATGCGAAAATACAAGGGTGCAAGTAAGCTTATGCTCCAACCTAGAAGTACAGAGGAG GTATCTCAGATTCTTAAACATTGCAATTCCAGATGCCTTGCTGTTGTTCCTCAAGGTGGAAATACAGGTCTTGTGGGAGGGAGTGTTCCTGTGTTTGATGAG GTGATTATCAATCTTGGttcaatgaataaaataatttccTTTGACAAG GTTAGTGGTATACTGGTATGTGAAGCAGGCTGCATTTTGGAAAACCTGATTTCTTTCCTGGATAACCAAAG GTTTATTATGCCACTAGACCTAGGGGCTAAGGGAAGCTGCCAAATTGGTGGAAATGTCTCGACTAATGCTGGTGGATTGCGACTTCTCCGATATGGTTCACTCCATGGGAATGTTCTTG GTGTTGAAGCTGTTTTAGCAAATGGCACCGTGCTTGACATGCTTGGGACTTTACGAAAAGATAATACTGGATATGACTTGAAGCATTTATTTATAG GAAGCGAAGGATCCCTTGGGATCATAACAAAGGTTTCCGTACTTACTCCTCCGAAGTTGTCTTCAGTAAATTTATGTTTTCTTGCTTGCAACGATTATGCGAGCTGCCAG AAACTCTTGTTGGAAGCAAAAACAAAGCTTGGGGAAATTCTTTCTGCATTTGAATTCTTGGATGCCAATGCAATGGATCTG GTTCTGAAACATTTAGAAGGTGTTCGTAATCCATTACCATCCTCTATACCCAACTTCTATGTCCTGATAGAGACAACGGGGAGCAATGAAACTTATGACAA GGAGAGATTGGAGGCCTTCCTGCTGCATTCAATGGAAACTGGCTTGATAACTGATGGAGTTGTTGCGCAAGATATAAATCAAGCATCATCATGTTGGCATATTCGCGAG GGTATACCTGAAGCTTTGATGAAAGCCGGAGCTGTATACAAATATGATTTGTCAATACCTGTTGAAAAGATGTATGATCTAGTTGAGGAAATGCGAACACGTCTag ATGCTAAAGCTAAAGTAGTAGCATATGGTCACCTTGGAGATGGAAACTTGCATCTAAATATATCTGCACCACAGTATGATGATAAT CTTTTATCACAAATCGAACCTTTTGTTTATGAGTGGACATCTAAGCATCATGGAAGCATCAGTGCTGAACATGGGCTTGGACTGATGAAGGCCAATAAAATCTATTACAGCAAGTCTCCTGAAACT